In the Glycine max cultivar Williams 82 chromosome 6, Glycine_max_v4.0, whole genome shotgun sequence genome, GGTAATGTTGCATAGAGAAGTGGAACACTTTTAATTCAGAGCTAATTCAAGTAACGCCATTTTATTGAATACTTGAAAGTTAGTATTTAATATCGAAGTTCATATGGAATTATAAGTAGGTTGAAACTTCTATTCAGcttgcactttttttttggcttaaattGCTTAAACAAAGTTTTTGGCTGAAATAGATCTTTTGAGAAAGTAAGCTACCGCGGACCCGATTGCGCCAAAAAGAACAGGTTGGATTGGGGACAGTTATTGCCACAAATTTGGTTCTTAGTGTTGTATGGCAGTCTCAATCATCTCATTACAACAAAAGTGTGAAAACGACCAAAGTGGTTTACGGCCTTAAAAAAGGAAGTATAGAAGTACTGTGGAAACAACCTTAAATACCTATTACATTAACATAACTAGGTTACATTATAGGCTTTCTACAGTGAATGTGTAAAGTTTATGCTGCTCTTAAACCTTTCAAAACTATGAGCGTAGAACGTGCACATTTTGTTTTCCGGGGAAAAGGCTAAAGCTTGCGTTGTACCACTGAAACTTCGCTCGTCAATCCCTTGCAAaagattttgattaaaaaaaacatgtggtAGGGAAAAGTTATGGAGAATGGTGTAGTGTCGTTCAGCTGCACCAAATTACACGTTCAAAATAGATTACTCTATGTGTCCCAAAGTGCATACATATTCAAGGACCGTTTGATTACAAATGtaagttttataatttgcatgTTATATTTTTCACCAATTACATACTTCTCTTGATTAgagaaagtaaaatgaaaaaaatatattagaatatgcgtttttcactttttttctagttttattACTAAAAGAAGAGTAAATAGTAGTATGTTATACGAATTGACGtggagaaaattatatttaaatagcattattattcttttaaaaagaagGTGAACAAGTGTACATGCTTGATCAGAAGCCTAAAGTAATGCTATTTTTTCAGCAAAGTTAACAGTTGGATTTACCCACACTAATAAGACGCGTGCCTCTGTGCCATGCCAGAATTCCCCTATATTATTAAATCAAGCAATTTTCCAGAAGCTTTCGACTTTAATATCTGATGATAATTAGTATTATTGTAAACTAATTAATCACCACAAGGGGAAGCTTAGTGCTACCCGTCAAAAGCATAATAATTGTTACTTTCTGCTCTCTTTATAAACCCCTCCGACCCCTCTTCCTTAACGTTGTAAACATCCCTTCTTTCATCTTtcaactctctctctcccccCCTCTTTCTCTCACACACAAATGTCTAAAATAACAATAACCTCTCCAAAACACTGTGCTGACAAAGAAGGACTAAAAATCAAGAACTACAAGAAGATCTACTTCACTTTCTCAGCATTTTTCATCACAATCCTACTACTAATACTTGTTATATGGCTCATCCTCCACCCTGCAAAGCCTCAATTCTCCCTCAAAGAAGTCGACATCTTCCAACTTAACCTTTCAGGCCCAAACCTCAACTCCTCCATCCAACTCACCCTCCTCTCCAAAAACCCAAACCAGAAAGTTGGCATTTACTACGACGAGATTCAACTCTATGCAACCTACAAGGGCCAACAAATTACTGGTGATACCCCTGTGCCACCCTTTTATCAAGGCCAAGAAGAGAGTAATCTCATAACAGCTTCTTTGGTGGGAAATGCTTTACCCGTGGCTCCGTCTCTTGGCTATGAACTTGGTCGTGATCAAATTGTTGGAAGACTAGTCTTGAATCTCAAAGCCAATGGAAAGCTTCGTTGGAAAGTGGGAACATGGGTCTCTGGACGTTACAGGTTCAATGTTAATTGTGTTGCTATCAATGCCTTTGGACCCTCTATTCCTGCTGGGCCTCTCACTTCAAAGCAAGGGGCTCAGTGTTCCACCACACTTTAAAGTTAAACTCAGCATGATCTTCTTACTAACAACTTCAacatataaatgatataaattataatctaCTATTCATATATATCACGGCGAGTTTTTCAAGTTTTCTTGTTAGTAGATTTTGTTGCTTGGCTTTGTATTGAAGCGTTATTTTGCAGCCACTATAAGTgatttgtaaataataaaaatatatgtgaatGATAGGACAAAAAGTTACACTTTGTGAGTGATTATGAAAAGAGGATGCGTATTAGATGGTTAATCTTATCTCTTTGCTTTTAGTTTCatcatctctttctctttctctttttttttctcccactATCTATTGAAATTTGTTTTGCTCTACACGTGATGGTAGAAAATAGAAACGAAAAAGAGTTTGATTGTTGGATTTCATGATGGTATCTCTCTAGCGGCTTTAATTTGGAAGTGGATGCATGAGTAGATATTGGGGTcacctttgttttgttttgttttgtttctttggtTATTTTGTGGATgcgaagaaaaaaaactaactttGATTCAAGAATCTATAGACGAGATTCGgagaagagagagtgaaagaaaAGGGAGGAAATTGGTAGCTTTCTTTGTAGAATCTGCAGATTTTACATGTCAATTTCTTGCCTTTAAGAATCATGTATGGTATACTTTAATCAAACTTTTGGTAACCATGAATCAGCTTACATTTTTCTGTCTTTTTTGAGCAATACCCAAGCGATGATATTGGCCAAGCATGTGGGACTGATAGTTAAAacactttctcttttgaattTCAGCATTTTGTCACGCATTGATTACCAAGAGCTACTCTTTCATCTATGCGTCTATGCCAGCATTTTCGGAATTCATTGTTACATGCATATTCTGAAGCTGCCAGTTGAATATTTTGTGCTTAACCATTTGTCCCATGAATACTGATTAAATATTCATATGACTAAGTCAAAAGGTTTGGGTGGTTGTTGTTGGGCACTTCAGAAGTATTCAAATTGAGGACTCCACGCTGATTAAATTAGGagttttgaaaatcaaaaaggCAAAACCTTGATTAGTGAAGAATCTTGATTTGTTCTAGACTAAATTTACTTGGTGAAATTATCTCTGGCAACAAAGCATTACTTCCTTTTATTGTAAAAGTACTCTTCTTCAAGGAAT is a window encoding:
- the LOC100306229 gene encoding NDR1/HIN1-like protein 26-like; its protein translation is MSKITITSPKHCADKEGLKIKNYKKIYFTFSAFFITILLLILVIWLILHPAKPQFSLKEVDIFQLNLSGPNLNSSIQLTLLSKNPNQKVGIYYDEIQLYATYKGQQITGDTPVPPFYQGQEESNLITASLVGNALPVAPSLGYELGRDQIVGRLVLNLKANGKLRWKVGTWVSGRYRFNVNCVAINAFGPSIPAGPLTSKQGAQCSTTL
- the LOC100306229 gene encoding NDR1/HIN1-like protein 26-like isoform X1 → MSKITITSPKHCADKEGLKIKNYKKIYFTFSAFFITILLLILVIWLILHPAKPQFSLKEVDIFQLNLSGPNLNSSIQLTLLSKNPNQKVGIYYDEIQLYATYKGQQITGDTPVPPFYQGQEESNLITASLVGNALPVAPSLGYELGRDQIVGRLVLNLKANGKLRWKVGTWVSGRYSILSRIDYQELLFHLCVYASIFGIHCYMHILKLPVEYFVLNHLSHEY